A part of Corynebacterium lactis RW2-5 genomic DNA contains:
- a CDS encoding enoyl-CoA hydratase: MTTYENILTETRGRVGIITLNRPKALNALNHKTMEEVGAAATAFDRDSGIGAIIITGSEKAFAAGADIKEMAEKSGTEMYVSDWFSGWDVFTSVRTPVIAAVNGYALGGGCEVAMMADFIIAGSGAKFGQPEVNLGVTPGMGGSQRLTRAIGKAKAMEMCLTGRMMGAEEAESAGLVARIVEPEALLDEALKTAEAIAEKSLVATTLIKEQINQAYEMTLSQGLLYERRTFHSLFSSNDQKEGMAAFSEKRKANFTNS, from the coding sequence ATGACCACCTACGAGAACATCCTGACCGAAACCCGCGGCCGTGTCGGCATTATCACCCTGAACCGACCGAAGGCGCTGAATGCGCTAAACCACAAGACCATGGAAGAGGTCGGCGCCGCAGCTACCGCCTTCGACCGCGACTCCGGCATCGGCGCGATTATCATTACCGGCTCCGAAAAGGCCTTCGCCGCAGGTGCGGATATCAAGGAGATGGCGGAGAAGTCCGGCACCGAGATGTACGTCTCCGACTGGTTCTCCGGCTGGGATGTTTTCACCTCCGTCCGCACCCCGGTTATCGCCGCGGTCAATGGCTACGCGCTCGGCGGCGGCTGCGAGGTCGCCATGATGGCCGACTTCATCATCGCAGGTAGCGGCGCCAAGTTCGGCCAGCCCGAGGTCAACCTCGGCGTCACCCCGGGCATGGGCGGCTCGCAGCGCCTCACTCGCGCGATCGGCAAGGCCAAGGCCATGGAGATGTGCCTGACCGGGCGCATGATGGGTGCCGAGGAGGCCGAGTCCGCAGGTCTCGTCGCCCGTATCGTCGAGCCGGAAGCGCTTCTCGACGAAGCCCTAAAGACTGCCGAAGCGATCGCCGAAAAGTCGCTGGTTGCCACCACGTTGATCAAGGAGCAGATTAACCAGGCGTACGAGATGACTCTGTCGCAGGGCCTTCTTTACGAGCGCCGTACCTTCCACTCCCTGTTCTCCTCCAACGACCAGAAGGAAGGCATGGCCGCGTTCTCCGAGAAGCGCAAGGCGAACTTCACCAACTCGTAA
- a CDS encoding AMP-binding protein: MTTVTEQFRAARDLLVKHREDYESARANFEWPRFSHFNFALDWFDHLGADPATADKEALVITEIDGSATRRTFAELSRRSDQLANWLLGLGARRGDRVMLMLNNQVELWESMLACIKAGLVLNPATAMLGTADLQDRVERAEVRWVVVNPDDATKFDGVDADITVIQVGSEAKPAQGTHPTVFYRESHTAPEGFTPQQETAADETLLLYFTSGTTSKAKLVEHTHTSYPVGHLSTMYWIGLEPGDVHLNVAAPGWAKHAWSNFFAPWIAGATIFLYNYTRFDAAALMDKMAEEGVTSFCAPPTVWRMLVQADLTRLKTPPQKLVAAGEPLNPELINTVEKAWKTSIRDGFGQTESSVQIANTPGQKVKPGSMGRPLPGMDVVLIDPATGEIGDTGEICLNLDPRPVGLTPGYYGAPEKNDEVFADGYYHSGDIAERDADGYISYIGRADDVFKASDYRLSPFELESVVIEHPSVAEVAVVPSPDPIRLAVPKAYVALVASAEPSAEVAESILKYCHDNLAPYKRIRRLEFYELPKTVSGKIRRVDLRKREGEIHASDGGETKASTEYADTDFPGLKG; encoded by the coding sequence ATGACAACGGTAACCGAGCAATTCCGCGCCGCCCGAGACCTGCTAGTTAAGCACCGGGAGGACTACGAAAGCGCCCGAGCAAACTTCGAGTGGCCCCGCTTTAGCCACTTCAACTTCGCGCTCGACTGGTTCGACCATCTCGGCGCCGACCCTGCGACCGCGGACAAGGAAGCGTTGGTTATCACCGAAATCGACGGCAGCGCGACACGGCGTACTTTCGCGGAACTGTCACGGCGCTCCGACCAGCTGGCGAACTGGCTGCTCGGGCTCGGCGCCCGCCGTGGCGACCGCGTCATGTTGATGCTGAATAACCAGGTTGAACTCTGGGAATCAATGCTCGCCTGCATCAAGGCGGGGCTGGTGCTCAACCCTGCGACCGCAATGCTCGGCACAGCGGACCTGCAAGATCGCGTGGAGCGCGCCGAGGTTCGCTGGGTGGTGGTCAACCCGGACGATGCCACGAAGTTCGACGGCGTCGACGCAGACATCACCGTCATTCAGGTCGGCTCGGAAGCGAAGCCGGCGCAAGGCACGCACCCGACCGTCTTCTACCGTGAATCGCACACCGCGCCGGAGGGCTTCACCCCGCAGCAGGAGACCGCGGCCGACGAGACGCTGCTGCTGTACTTCACCTCCGGCACGACGTCCAAAGCGAAGCTTGTCGAACACACGCACACCTCCTACCCAGTGGGGCACCTGTCCACCATGTACTGGATTGGCCTGGAGCCCGGCGACGTGCACCTCAACGTAGCCGCGCCCGGCTGGGCGAAGCACGCCTGGTCGAACTTCTTCGCGCCGTGGATCGCGGGGGCGACAATCTTCCTGTACAACTACACGCGTTTCGACGCCGCCGCGCTCATGGACAAGATGGCTGAGGAGGGCGTCACCAGCTTCTGCGCCCCGCCGACCGTGTGGCGAATGCTGGTACAGGCGGACCTGACCCGGCTCAAGACCCCGCCGCAGAAGCTCGTTGCTGCAGGTGAGCCGCTGAATCCGGAACTCATCAACACTGTGGAGAAGGCGTGGAAGACCTCCATCCGCGATGGTTTCGGGCAGACGGAATCCAGCGTTCAGATTGCCAACACACCAGGTCAGAAGGTCAAGCCGGGTTCGATGGGCCGCCCGCTGCCGGGCATGGATGTGGTTCTGATTGACCCCGCGACCGGCGAAATCGGAGACACCGGCGAGATCTGTCTGAACCTCGACCCCCGGCCCGTGGGCCTCACGCCGGGCTACTACGGAGCGCCGGAGAAGAATGACGAAGTCTTCGCCGATGGCTACTACCACTCGGGCGATATCGCCGAGCGCGACGCCGACGGGTACATCTCCTACATTGGGCGTGCCGACGACGTCTTCAAGGCGTCGGACTATCGATTGTCGCCGTTTGAGCTCGAATCCGTGGTGATCGAGCATCCCTCGGTGGCGGAGGTGGCGGTAGTGCCGTCGCCGGACCCGATTCGTCTGGCAGTGCCTAAGGCATATGTTGCGTTGGTGGCGTCCGCCGAGCCGTCCGCTGAGGTGGCGGAGTCGATTCTCAAGTACTGCCACGATAATTTGGCGCCGTATAAGAGGATTCGCCGCCTTGAATTCTACGAACTGCCGAAAACGGTGTCCGGCAAAATTCGCCGTGTTGACCTGCGTAAACGCGAAGGTGAAATCCACGCCAGCGATGGCGGCGAGACCAAGGCCTCGACCGAGTATGCGGACACTGACTTTCCCGGTTTGAAGGGGTAG